In Topomyia yanbarensis strain Yona2022 chromosome 2, ASM3024719v1, whole genome shotgun sequence, one DNA window encodes the following:
- the LOC131684334 gene encoding phospholipase A2 inhibitor beta-like has protein sequence MSNLLNVVFLLLALVTFSAANDCGEKFRGKCSCGTQMYNYQTRYVVNCTNEGFRDTAVLEYLPKQTEVVIFSGNYIEELPWNVFGAINDLANLTIVDMSNNHIREIRGKTYHHVPNVKRLILNHNNLSISRYDDDEYNHHHPRVFSNFINLMELHLTNAFSDNTSAELSADLHDIFVSSNLTKLVKLHLEQNEISRFNDKRVFCDLPALLDLHLGDNLLTAINFNITCLSRLRFLDLERNKFEDLRPHDLNMLDSLQTLPDRSVNLMVDFTFNPFNCNCTLNPLYEWMRKTNVTVRNRENLMCFRNKKHQEPILSLNMKKCQKARSGKRDHTVTLVFVLICLSCILAGLVGSLIYMSKDKLKTLLSPMVDHVSKKVQYTTIKDEEAPEQYV, from the coding sequence atgtcCAACCTACTTAATGTTGTTTTCCTCCTGCTTGCACTGGTAACGTTTTCAGCCGCTAATGATTGCGGGGAAAAATTTCGTGGAAAATGCAGTTGCGGTACGCAAATGTACAACTACCAGACGCGCTACGTTGTCAATTGCACCAATGAAGGCTTTCGAGATACGGCCGTACTGGAGTATCTGCCGAAGCAGACAGAGGTTGTTATCTTTTCCGGAAACTACATCGAAGAGCTGCCTTGGAACGTTTTCGGTGCCATCAATGATCTCGCGAATCTTACCATCGTCGATATGAGCAACAATCACATACGTGAGATCCGTGGAAAAACGTATCATCACGTACCGAACGTTAAACGGTTAATTCTAAACCATAACAATTTGAGCATTTCCCGGTACGACGATGACGAGTATAATCACCACCATCCGAGAGTGTTTTCGAACTTTATCAATCTAATGGAACTGCATTTGACGAATGCTTTTTCCGATAACACATCAGCGGAGCTTTCGGCGGATCTGCATGATATCTTCGTTAGCAGTAACCTAACCAAATTAGTGAAACTCCATCTCGAACAGAATGAGATATCCAGATTCAACGATAAACGCGTGTTTTGTGATTTGCCAGCATTGTTGGATCTGCATCTTGGAGACAACCTGCTTACAGCGATCAATTTCAACATCACCTGTTTGAGTAGACTTCGTTTCCTAGATCTAGAACGTAACAAATTCGAAGATCTGCGACCACATGATTTGAATATGTTGGATTCACTTCAAACACTTCCCGACCGATCAGTCAATCTGATGGTCGACTTCACATTCAACCCGTTCAACTGTAACTGCACTTTAAACCCACTGTACGAGTGGATGCGCAAAACGAACGTGACCGTACGGAATCGTGAAAATCTCATGTGTTTCCGTAACAAGAAGCATCAGGAACCTATTCTGTCgcttaatatgaaaaaatgcCAGAAGGCACGATCGGGAAAGCGGGATCACACCGTCACACTGGTGTTTGTATTGATCTGTCTCAGTTGTATTCTAGCAGGGCTCGTTGGTTCATTGATCTACATGAGCAAAGACAAACTGAAGACTCTGCTCAGTCCGATGGTGGATCACGTTTCCAAGAAAGTGCAGTATACGACTATCAAGGATGAGGAAGCTCCCGAACAGTATGTATGA